From the Arctopsyche grandis isolate Sample6627 chromosome 2, ASM5162203v2, whole genome shotgun sequence genome, the window tacatattttatattaaaattttattaaggtaaatatttcaaaatacgaaacacgaactcaaaactaacaaaaaataaaagtcaaattatacgcacgaacaatgttgtatcacttgaccaaaatgcaatgcgaaactgaaacgaaatgtaattggccatcgtggggggtgaatgcgatagcatgtacattttacgtacatAAGTCTCATGCTATGTAGATCAGTTCgactataataattaaaatcgatATATCGTTCCCttcttgtttaaaaaataaatttgatttcagGAATTACAATAATTCTGTGAAAGATATAATGGAGTTACCCACGTCGGCCTTTGAAATATCCATTTTTACCGTTTGGCTCCCacccttaatatttttttttggcgCTGTAATCAATTTTCAAACGGTTAAATATTGCATGCGCCTCCTTATGTTTGATTGTATGTAGACTTTTATTTAACAGTACTAGTCTTAAAAGTTTAATACAAcggggaaaataaaaaaaatctccattTAAGTATCGTCCCAGATATAAACCCCCGTAATGAAGAGTCGTCTTGACAACCTCGCCTCGGCAGATGCACTCGGAAGAGGAGCAATTTATACGACCCTTTCCACTGGAAAACTACCATTCAGTGTCGCATATCAtccaattaataattaaatatatggaCTTGAGGCAAAATTTCTAAAGActgaaaatgtattcaaatttatttacaaacagGAAGATACAGTatttcaataatacaattataaataactCTTAAAATGTTTCTGATGCATAAAGTAACTAATTGGATTTATCTATCGTAAAGATCACTGCCTTTTTTACTACGCTAAAACACTTTATTTTCGAGCTTTTTTGTCAACTATTTTTTAGGTCAAATcgaaaaattagaattattataataataataactcttTATTCCTGACGATAGAGTAAATACTGCAAGCCCCattgtccatataaataatacctTATCTTGACCGTTCATCTTGACAATAGCCTCAAAGTGAAGCCTAAAATCTgcgataattttattcaaactcCAAAAGAGCCTATGtattttcgatatatgtatgtatatcagtggcggacggtgggtgttaataccgggtgtgctgtgtatgccgtagggcgtagggtataaaattagcaattaaaaaaaaatactcgttttgcattacaaaaatgtttaatttattagttatttatacataagttcaatgcgacgtttctgagacataaacttttcaatcacgtctgcatagaatgtgtctttctgttttaattccaccaataactttttttctattgaaattaagctaaggccacataatctatcttgaccttgcgtacctctatagcaagtttttattcttttcagcgccgaaaaagaccgttctgctgaagctgtactgcttggtatcgttaatattaattctcccagcttaaacacctctttaaaaccagattcgaggttattttttgtcatgaattgtattaattcatgaacaggtttctctgaaaattcagagctggaatatagcacaatgagttcgtttttcaatcgaatataatcaaacagtgatccataaaaatcttttaatttattaattaaaacatttggaaaattttctttatattcgtcatatttatcattacaaagaaggtggaaatattctaatttggaaagtgaagaatatctacattcgacttgtgcgattatgctatcaactattttgaaatataattgacgaaatgaagttttatcttctacttctgaataattttttaatctttgtggccacgatcatgatcatcatttttttcatttaaataattattccataacatttcaaaattattatacctttcgtatttcagttgctgcaaaacatcattaatttttttacaacaatataaaacgtccgaagatttagattgaagaatgttatacaaaacatcagttattccaaacagttttgaaaaaaattgaagaagtttaattgtttgaaaatcctctaaaaagcctaaaaaccctcgtgcttttataacagtatctgtgtcccataattcacaattttctataacatgtcgaaaaaaaatatgtaaattgacttctgtattgttgtactgtgctacttaaacgagatgtaaaattccaccttgtgggtgctacagagggaagtctttttgtcacaaattcctgtaaagcgaatactcttttggaagattttgaaaagtatgtagacaatccatttaaagtttgaaaaaatgatttactttctttaatatcagaaagaccttgctgcaatactaaattcaatacatgagcataacagtgtgtaaaaagagcaaaaggataagcattgaggactttggattgcaaaccatttacgtgtccactcattacacttgctccatcataagtctgtccaaccaatttgtcttgaattttaaattcttcaactatgttcaccattagaatagaccattagatgttttatcagcactaacgtctgtaaaactaataaaccgttcatgtacattgcctttacatacaaaacgtaaaactgttgagagctgtgattttgtcattatatctgaagtttcatcgagaataatagcaacaaaacttgctgactctacttcattttttatatgaactttaataacatgagagattgcttcgattatgtcattttgtatacttggagaagtaccacgaaaggtagtagcagtatttagagtatctaaaacagaatcatattctcgaagagcatttagatattcaatgtaattgcctttgtttacggaattacatgactcgtcgtgacctcgcagggacagttcttgttttcctagatagattattgcgttaataattcgttttaaaacatctctatttttatttacttgttcattatgtcgacttatttcggctttacgttgactgtcaattaatacgtcgattcgttgtttgccaaacatttgtatggaaagaaatgattgaacgtgtgcctgcgatcctttgtgtttcttcagtgctgctgtcaaatggttgagatcagcaaatccttctttgttccacacattaatatctttggagaacaataaacatggccagcagaaaagtttggatcgaatttcacagcctgtaatccatacgaattttttataatttgaaacgcaaaaatgtctagtgtaaacttttgttttttctttatgcaaactggataaatttggaagagacggacacggtttcccatctttaattatttttaattttatctcaaaacttctatttgaaaacggaatagttaaaatgtcttgaacactgttagccattattagttattagaggtaataatatgaccataaaaatacgaatgtgcgaaaaagtacgagaccacgtgtcgcatcgcattcggtcaattgccgagtggtgcggtgcggtgcggtgcggtgcggtgcggtgcggtgcggtgcgcggtgctctgaagtcgtagcacaccgtacgtcttaatatcgcgaacaaacctatacaagcgaatatccgcctgcacactccaaccaaacccaccaatttgctgcacggcataggtattctctcgtcgcggcgcacaaactacatacacacatcacacaacacgctgcagactgcacaccacaccatacaccatacatttagcgcacgcggtaaatacaccatacacatcaatgcctgcttatacaacaacacattattttgtattaaaatactacttggttttcacgggtgtgcgccgcacacctagcacacacccaatatacgccactgatgtatatGTGGATCCAACACCTTCTGTAGTCCCAAAACTTTTCATATCAACTTCTTCTAGATCACTTCCCTCTATACCAAACAAGATTCTATTATTCAGATATAATAAGATCAACTAACTTTACGTATATCTCGCAATACCTAaagatatacgtacatatagagTTAGTGAATCGATTTCGCGTGTTGCACTTCTACTGCTTAATCCTTAgatcaaacattacaatacgTTAGTATCCAGAAATGATGTTCATTAGTTGATAAATACAggtcaataaattattttgaatatgactatttacattttatttttttttatctcaaaacgcTCCCTACTATCCcatctacatatacaataatatgtatatatatatatatatatatatatatatatatacatatataaaccgacgcgatgaatgtatgtatgtggcggacgcgtggataaatatggagatttaaaaaaaacaaattttagaatgccaggagtatacgttatgcatagggttGTGGCGTAGCGACCCTTCGTGTCAAGGTGacacggggaagtggggggggggtttGGATTGTCtgatatgtgctcctgatattgagcacctgacttggaacggaTGACATCAGCGTCAGCGTATGTGTGTACGCTGCTCggaagcgtacacacatacacacatccacgaagacacacacatacattcattcaacatttcgaacgggtgaacgggttggatcggcgacCGTGTAATGCGCACACACCTTTTGATTATTAAtacgttatatataaatataattacctcatattatatttatatataacgtataaatttattgtaattcgaGTATCacttcctttccaaaaccacacGTTGAAATCAACACTagtactacataaatatgtacatacatacatatattgatttgaaTTTTCAAGGATTTGAACTCCTTACTCACAATTCCTATTCTTCTCGgtcttgaaaattattattattattattagcatATTATCCACAGGTGGCTGAAGCTTACCTGCGAATTTTTACGAggcgaattttgtgtatgaaGTTAATTCATATCAAAAGGGGGGggggtttaaatattttttgtcgaCATCTATTTTAAGCCGTTCGTTAAATGGCAACCCCCTTGAAATTATCGTTCGTATGGGGTGTAAAAAGGGTTCTCGCCGTCGTCAGCGGGTGGGCACCCCTCTCGTTTGGGAACGGGCTTTAGAAGTTCGGGACACGGGAGGGTTAACATGACTGGTACCAGACTGCCTAGTGACGTGTCCTCTTTCATGATTTTGTCGGCCGTGTAAATAGGTTAATGCGGATTTATGACGTGCAAATTTGACATGcaaattgcactgaataatgACGTGAAAATATCATGACGGAGCGGCATATCGAATGCGTGGGTGGGCGATGACAGGTGCAACTTGGTCGAATGACGTTTTATGCGTTGATGATTtgttttgcatacatattatattatttataaaaagccCAAGTCAGTCCATCTGTCTTTATGCCTGTTTGTTTAACTGTTTGTCCGTTCGATTATCATTTATCAGTCTTTACATTTATCTGTTTATAAGTTTGTCCGTTCATCCATTCGACTGTCAGTATGTTTGTCTGTcaatttttcattcatatttatttatttatacaggtattaAACACCTCGaacactaacctttccaagctccaaataatacaaaataaatcaccaaaactaatttataacacacccatatacatatactaacttcaaaaaactgcatgccataaataatattccgttagttacagacattactaacaaactaactagtATATTCtacgacagaatcactaataactagaggtaggatagtcacagtgctatcgattgttccattgttgtaaatcctttgtaaaaaaggttcggcaaacctttaacaatgcatttacaacctttgaacaatacgcggcaccttctgggtccggtgactactaataaccatactaacacacttgtaaaaagtctcggtgattacaataaaatgtctatacccttcaggtataaacacaaattacctaagcacaatctgctttagatcgtcgactttagagagtcttaattaatattatgtattagatgtattatgagcatttataagaattggaaataggtttttgagctctttttcctattatgctgtacattaacatcagaataatataatactataattactaacaaaattaaataaaaattgtaaagtagatcaatagctattaaaatagatataatatgtattgtgaacataatttagtaataataaaaagcatttaaaaatcaaaaaaaaaaatacaggtattaaacatattttaaacttCAAAAAATTCGATGCAATGACTTTGGGAGAAACTGAGAGAAAGGATGCCGATCACAATAATTAAACTAGATATAAATCGAAAACAGGAGAAAGCTGATCTGGATTAATTAAAAAACCATCGACCATTCGTCTTCGTTTCCAGTAGTATTCCATATTGTTCAAAAgataaaacgtaaaggaggtatgtaaaaaattatccgTTATATTATAAGTGATTGATTACCAGCAGAGAAGGTCTTGAGTTCAAATCCGGCTGGGATCGAAAAATAGGTAAGATTTAACGGTGCATTTAAACAAATAGCTTTGAtttcatttaacaattaaaaagtgcGCAGCTAAAGATAAAAGTGAAAAGCTCACATGATTTCATCTACAATAAAGTTTcagtttaattcacaaattcatAACTAACAAGTTATTAAGATTAAACACCTATCATACAGAGTAGGCCAACTTGGACGGTTGCCGGTTGAGACATTGCTAAATGCGAGATCCTTAATGCTCAAtgttaatgcgcatttcattcgTTTTAGGTTGCTTCATACTATCAAATAACATATCAAATGCccgcatttgatattaaaatgctaACCTAATTAAAACAATGGATTTGTAATGTTATTTACAGACATACCAGGAATGACTAACAGGTAAACCAAACACGCTTTTCCTgggcaattacaaacatcggtAAAAATTATATGGAGTATCATACAGACATCTATTGACAAATTAAAAACACTTATACTTTGAGAAACTCATACGTTTTACCGAGTGGgtataatcaaaaaatttgagattctataaactcgaatttgcgtGAGACAGAATATGTTGGAaattttggtggaaccgtttcaacaatgaaatcagataaatttgcaaaactCTCAACCTATAATCTCATGTATCCAAGAACTGGCCAACAACACCAGTCTAGGGAATGAACCCATAATTCCCCAGTTGAAATCTATATTGCTAGTTTTATGGAATATACAAATTTGATGTTTTTAATATGCCATGACCTGTGATGGCATATTAAAAACATCTGATTCTATGTAGattcaaacatatatacatatacatatgtatataggactTATATGCCATTTTGTGTCATAAGATTTTAGTTCAAGGTACGTAATATGAACACGCATGGCAACCGCTCATCGAGGAATCGGTAATTAGCGTAAATAAGTACCGGTTAAGGGTGAGGTTGCCCTCAAAGTGATTTCGAGGGACGACAAGGAGGAAGGGGGGAAGGATCAAATGTTGCCAAATGGACGTTACCGAGCGCATATGTTAATCTGGCGGTTGCTACAAACAGGGGTGCAGTTACACAGAAACACAGCCCCCCAAGAACACCCCAGAAAacaaccatatacatacatatacatataccctaTACAAAGACACGTACATATTTGCcaattcgaatatatgtatgtatgtatgtatataagaatctcgctccagaactctattcctgcctattcgggccagaaccaatgtgcttgatgactcacccctttcaagagccattcgattatttaacctgctttctgggagccttgatgtttttactgcatcatacagttctgtcaggcagcatattttaaatgacttctagctgcatacatatttacacatgttgttttcattttgtaattttattatttagcataatgtgtatgtacatatgttggttttatctttatttatatatttatgctattttttatttttatatatatcagtaatttatctttatttatgtgtttatgtgtatatgcatgtttgtatgtatatggatgtatgtattgtatgtgtatgtgtatatgtatatatatatatatatatatatatatatatatatatatatatatatatatatatatatatatatgtatatgtatgtatatgtgaatatatatatatatatatgtgtaggtgtgtatgtatgtatatgtatatatgtgtatttttttacttacctcctttacgtttcacatggctttcgtgtcagtggtcatttttatctcttatccgatcgttttcatactttgccatattgctcattttggtcatcaatacacgttaatgtatcgtctgccattacgttggagataaaatatcgtatacaacgcgttttaaaaacagggaaagtaaatctccctgacgtttaacaagcgttgtttaacaaggcgtaaactgttcgccatgacacggccttatcaactttaattgtttaatgccttggtatgtatgtgatgatctaaaagcggcccatacctcttagtaatatatttaattacattagtttaagccgggatcataattttgattgaaaccgcaatcattgaaatctttttgattgaaaccccaatcattgaaatcattttgattgaaattttaatcccacacatttgtacatttgttgttgaaatattgattaaactgcctttttattttaataattttattatttgtttatataatatataatatatatagccagcagcatagctcggacgttaagcttctgcttaccgtcaagaaggtgccgggttctatccctgaattaaaatgaatttttcagagtatgctgttggtcagacctggatttgtgactccaggttgatcgtttcctatcagagtttgccaattttctctgatttcattgttgaaacggttcccggaaaaaaaaattggctaaaaatccttcctacctacaatgtcaccactatttgaaatttgatggatgtacaataaaaatttatgtacaattcatagatgtctcgttaatttgcgagttttttcagtgtctcgcaattcaacgacttataataaaaaaatgctgcatttgtatttgtaattggccaggaaggcgcattgggatttacctgtaaggccttcctggtatacatatatgtaaaataaaaataaaataaaaatatacatttattttacttaagtttttttttaatatagtttttttactaaagttttttatatacatttattttttatattttagtacattattttttgtatacatttattttgttacttgagtttttttactaaagttttttatatacatttattttttttacttgagtttttatatttatgtatgtatgtatgtatgtgtatttgtgtatacgtgtaagtatttgtgtatatatggatggtgtacatatatgtttatataattgtctttggccaggaaggcgcattgggtttgcCTTCtcggtgtaaattaaataaaaaataaaaaattaaatatacgtgTAGTGTAATGTGAGAGAAGAGAAGGTTCTGACCTTCACTGAATCTTTCGAAGTTCGATTTTCCATAGGGGCTGGGATTT encodes:
- the LOC143922735 gene encoding zinc finger MYM-type protein 1-like; this encodes MPCSKLVGLVGVCRRIFACIGCEIRSKLFCWPCLLFSKDINVWNKEGFADLNHLTAALKKHKGSQAHVQSFLSIQMFGKQRIDVLIDSQRKAEISRHNEQVNKNRDVLKRIINAIIYLGKQELSLRGHDESCNSVNKGNYIEYLNALREYDSVLDTLNTATTFRGTSPSIQNDIIEAISHVIKVHIKNEVESASFVAIILDETSDIMTKSQLSTVLRFVCKGNVHERFISFTDVSADKTSNGLF